From one Agathobaculum sp. NTUH-O15-33 genomic stretch:
- a CDS encoding Na(+)/H(+) antiporter subunit B, whose product MSNSLPLYVVLGLMVAAAVLTVITDRLLSAVVFAGALSAFAALGYLLLGAPDVALAEIVVGATLSTVIFLVTLKKYRIFTVYLTGPGEPDGDARISGAISRALKTRELEPHMLRAQEDAAALLSRPGCDLVVEQDGNAIVLHREESSQYVKEIFASLEAEGFSVSLQDSLAQSATDYREGRA is encoded by the coding sequence ATGTCGAATAGCCTGCCGCTGTATGTGGTGCTTGGGCTGATGGTCGCCGCCGCCGTGCTTACCGTGATCACCGACCGCCTGCTTTCCGCCGTGGTGTTCGCGGGGGCGCTTTCCGCCTTTGCCGCGCTGGGCTATTTGCTGCTGGGCGCGCCCGATGTGGCGCTTGCCGAGATCGTGGTGGGCGCGACGCTTTCCACCGTGATCTTTTTGGTAACGCTGAAAAAGTACCGTATTTTTACCGTCTACCTGACCGGACCGGGTGAGCCGGACGGCGACGCGCGCATTTCCGGGGCGATCAGTCGCGCCTTGAAGACGCGCGAACTGGAGCCGCATATGCTGCGCGCACAGGAAGATGCCGCCGCGCTCCTTTCCCGCCCCGGCTGCGATCTTGTGGTGGAGCAGGACGGCAACGCGATTGTACTGCACCGCGAGGAAAGCAGCCAATATGTAAAAGAGATCTTCGCGTCGCTGGAAGCCGAAGGCTTTTCGGTCTCCCTGCAAGACAGCCTTGCGCAAAGCGCGACGGATTACAGGGAGGGCCGCGCATGA
- a CDS encoding monovalent cation/H(+) antiporter subunit G, producing MLLLGNLVLALGLVIIACGMIGLIRARGFYRRLLAGALVDTAGLLVLLLGVLLRQGLTPFSLKIALLMGAVLLTAPLITHKLGRSAYLSGHREEVQEHVE from the coding sequence ATGCTGCTGCTTGGCAATCTGGTCCTTGCCCTCGGCCTAGTCATCATCGCCTGCGGCATGATCGGGCTGATCCGCGCAAGAGGTTTTTACCGCCGCCTGCTCGCGGGCGCGCTGGTCGATACGGCGGGCCTGCTCGTCCTGCTGCTTGGCGTGCTGCTCCGTCAGGGCTTAACGCCGTTTTCTCTTAAAATAGCGCTGCTGATGGGCGCGGTATTGTTGACCGCCCCGCTGATTACCCATAAGCTTGGCCGCTCCGCTTACCTTTCGGGCCACCGCGAGGAGGTGCAAGAGCATGTCGAATAG
- a CDS encoding monovalent cation/H+ antiporter complex subunit F — MILFALGFILACMLVCFVLLVRAREAFSRVLFLGLESALIVAAIVLWAAHTGESMYLDVALAFALLGFMDVQFYAVYLRRKGDL; from the coding sequence ATGATTCTTTTTGCCCTTGGCTTCATTTTGGCCTGCATGCTCGTGTGCTTTGTTTTGCTCGTTCGCGCGCGGGAAGCGTTTTCCCGCGTGCTGTTTCTCGGCCTAGAATCCGCTCTGATCGTAGCCGCGATCGTGCTGTGGGCGGCCCATACGGGCGAAAGCATGTACCTTGACGTGGCGCTCGCCTTCGCACTGCTCGGGTTTATGGATGTGCAGTTCTACGCCGTCTATCTGCGCCGGAAGGGGGATCTTTGA
- a CDS encoding Na+/H+ antiporter subunit E: MRIRMTHLLCAGAGAIVFSILLERLCLGGVATGAVAGLLFAAAVRPIGKAAVLPLHGLSLLRYGALLLADMAAATARQMRAVLRPHLFQAAILHLRPAANEQGRVLVANSITLTPGTVTLEENETEYAVLCADPPAQPEARQDVAAHFEKRLPKKGGRS; the protein is encoded by the coding sequence ATGCGCATACGCATGACACATCTCTTATGCGCCGGCGCCGGCGCGATCGTCTTTTCCATCCTGCTCGAGCGGCTGTGCCTTGGCGGCGTGGCGACCGGCGCTGTCGCTGGGCTGCTTTTTGCCGCTGCCGTTCGTCCCATTGGCAAAGCGGCTGTACTGCCGCTGCATGGGCTGTCGCTGCTGCGCTACGGCGCGCTGCTTCTTGCCGATATGGCGGCGGCGACCGCGCGGCAAATGCGCGCCGTGCTGCGTCCCCACCTCTTTCAGGCCGCTATTTTGCACCTGCGTCCCGCAGCGAACGAGCAAGGCCGCGTGCTCGTTGCAAACAGCATCACGCTCACGCCGGGCACCGTGACCTTGGAGGAAAACGAAACGGAATACGCCGTACTGTGCGCCGACCCACCCGCGCAACCGGAAGCCCGGCAGGACGTGGCCGCCCATTTTGAAAAGCGGCTGCCGAAAAAGGGGGGGCGGTCATGA
- a CDS encoding alpha/beta hydrolase family protein → MQKKKLTALLLTLALCLSMAACGGPSPSADGGDPATPAPVVIDAVDTYAAIPSSRDASVEIPIGVTVPAHAEGKTCPVAVLVHGFLGSKDEEFGFFANGTDETYPYESMADQLLSLGIGTIRIDQPGSGESGDDFRNYTLDNCVSDVQDAYDYCMETYDFDANRAAMIGWSMGGKVGPKFVSQNSNISTMVLLNPAADNGATSLLTAAGAALDWETLNAAAQANGEVFNETASGFVGRELTMSKAFFDQVNSSKTGDELTAFIQNGGHGLMIYGDQDSVINPVTYQWVIEHSGMAYLCVPGMDHDLGLESDRPDYTRIVLDAAVSYTYRYLTAA, encoded by the coding sequence ATGCAAAAGAAAAAACTGACTGCCCTGCTGTTGACACTCGCCCTCTGTCTCTCCATGGCCGCATGCGGCGGCCCTTCCCCCTCCGCCGACGGGGGCGACCCGGCAACCCCGGCGCCCGTAGTCATCGACGCGGTCGATACGTACGCCGCCATTCCTTCCAGCCGCGACGCTTCTGTCGAAATTCCAATCGGTGTGACCGTACCGGCGCACGCTGAAGGAAAAACCTGCCCTGTAGCCGTGCTTGTTCACGGTTTTCTTGGTTCCAAAGACGAAGAATTCGGCTTTTTTGCCAATGGCACGGACGAGACCTATCCTTACGAAAGCATGGCGGATCAACTGCTTTCGCTTGGCATCGGCACCATCCGTATCGATCAGCCGGGCTCCGGTGAATCGGGGGATGATTTCCGCAACTATACGCTGGATAACTGCGTTTCCGACGTGCAGGATGCTTACGACTATTGTATGGAAACCTATGATTTCGACGCAAACCGCGCCGCCATGATCGGCTGGAGCATGGGCGGCAAGGTCGGCCCTAAATTTGTTTCCCAAAACAGCAACATCTCCACGATGGTGCTGCTCAACCCCGCCGCGGATAACGGCGCGACCTCGCTGCTTACCGCCGCCGGGGCCGCGCTTGATTGGGAAACGCTGAACGCGGCCGCGCAGGCGAATGGCGAAGTCTTTAACGAGACCGCTTCCGGTTTTGTAGGGCGCGAACTCACCATGTCCAAAGCCTTTTTTGATCAGGTGAATTCCTCCAAGACCGGCGACGAACTGACCGCCTTTATTCAAAACGGCGGCCACGGCCTGATGATCTACGGAGATCAGGACAGCGTAATTAATCCGGTGACCTACCAGTGGGTGATCGAGCATTCCGGCATGGCATATCTCTGCGTGCCGGGCATGGATCACGATCTTGGTCTGGAAAGCGACCGGCCTGATTATACCCGCATCGTGCTCGACGCGGCGGTTTCCTATACCTACCGGTATTTGACGGCCGCATAA
- a CDS encoding HAD-IIA family hydrolase, producing MNGLLEELRAKKGFMCDMDGVIYHGNRLLDGVTDFVDWLQRENKSFLFLTNSSERSPRELQQKLARMGLEIGEEHFYTSALATAKFVASQKPGASAYIIGAPGLVGALYEAGIVMNDVDPDYVICGETSNYNYQTILKAVSLVNGGARLIATNSDLTGPSEDGIIPACRALVSPIELATGKPAYFVGKPNPLMMRTGLRLLGVHSHEAAMVGDRMDTDIVAGMETGLDTVLVLSGCTTRAEVENYAYRPHHILNGVGDIPPEA from the coding sequence ATGAATGGATTGTTAGAAGAGCTGCGCGCAAAAAAGGGCTTTATGTGCGACATGGACGGCGTCATCTATCACGGCAACCGGCTGCTGGACGGCGTGACCGATTTTGTCGATTGGCTGCAGCGGGAAAACAAAAGTTTTCTGTTTCTGACCAACTCTTCCGAGCGCTCTCCGCGCGAATTGCAGCAAAAGCTTGCCCGCATGGGATTGGAGATCGGCGAGGAGCATTTTTACACCTCGGCGCTTGCTACGGCGAAATTCGTGGCCAGCCAAAAGCCGGGCGCATCGGCTTATATCATCGGCGCGCCCGGGCTGGTCGGCGCGCTGTATGAAGCCGGCATCGTCATGAACGATGTCGATCCCGATTACGTCATCTGCGGCGAGACCTCGAACTATAACTACCAGACGATTCTCAAGGCGGTCAGCTTGGTAAACGGCGGCGCTCGCCTGATCGCGACCAACTCAGACCTGACCGGCCCCTCGGAGGACGGGATCATCCCCGCCTGCCGCGCGCTCGTATCACCGATCGAGCTGGCGACAGGCAAGCCCGCCTACTTCGTCGGCAAGCCAAACCCGTTGATGATGCGTACAGGCCTTCGCCTGCTGGGCGTGCATTCGCACGAGGCCGCCATGGTGGGCGACCGTATGGATACCGACATTGTCGCGGGTATGGAGACCGGCCTTGATACCGTTCTGGTGCTTTCGGGCTGCACCACGCGCGCGGAAGTTGAAAACTATGCCTATCGCCCGCACCATATCTTGAACGGCGTGGGCGACATCCCGCCCGAAGCGTAA
- a CDS encoding alpha/beta hydrolase, with protein sequence MAPEHAFPEGLEDCYAAARAVYQNPDLFGVDCREITLIGDSAGGNLAAAVSLMARDRGEFEIARQILIYPATYNDHSPDSRFESVRENGYDYLLTAKRVRDYMALYAGDEPECMNDPYFAPLLAKDLSRQPRTLVVTAEFDPLRDEGEAYAYALRRAGNEVMLYRMPDTLHGYFSLPPRYSAVRHTYDMIDHFLNGEAASCRETKQKESKNVYRMQKRIKKP encoded by the coding sequence TTGGCGCCCGAGCATGCCTTCCCCGAAGGGCTGGAGGATTGCTACGCGGCCGCGCGGGCGGTCTATCAAAATCCGGATCTATTCGGTGTGGATTGCCGCGAGATCACGCTTATCGGCGATTCGGCGGGCGGGAATCTGGCGGCGGCGGTCTCGCTGATGGCGCGCGATAGGGGAGAATTTGAAATTGCCCGGCAAATTCTGATTTACCCCGCTACCTATAACGATCATTCACCGGATTCCCGCTTTGAATCCGTACGGGAAAACGGGTACGATTACCTGCTCACGGCAAAACGCGTGCGGGACTATATGGCGCTTTACGCGGGGGACGAGCCGGAATGCATGAACGATCCCTATTTTGCGCCGCTGCTGGCAAAGGATCTATCGCGTCAGCCGCGCACGCTGGTTGTTACCGCTGAATTTGACCCGCTGCGCGACGAAGGCGAAGCGTATGCCTATGCGCTTCGGCGCGCAGGAAACGAGGTCATGCTTTACCGCATGCCCGATACGTTGCACGGTTATTTTTCCTTGCCGCCCCGCTACTCCGCGGTACGGCACACCTACGATATGATCGATCATTTCCTGAATGGAGAGGCTGCTTCATGCCGAGAGACAAAGCAAAAAGAAAGCAAAAACGTGTACCGAATGCAAAAACGAATAAAAAAACCTTAA
- a CDS encoding DUF6320 domain-containing protein — translation MQHCPYCKVNVAGHKTCCPLCGGQLAGEPEPDTEIFPDLPRRRLSGNFVLRVLALIAIVVSAISVLVNMAVSTRVWWSAFVAVGAACVWVAAAIGVQYRRDIMQNIMWQMFLIPGLSILWDLWTGWRGWSIDFVLPCVCMAALLTMLVLATALRLPVRTFAGGFSAACALGLVPFILVACGKVNIRLPSFLCAGLSIVLLAALFLFQWQTIKAELARRFHL, via the coding sequence ATGCAGCACTGTCCCTACTGCAAAGTGAATGTGGCGGGCCACAAGACCTGCTGCCCGCTGTGCGGCGGACAGCTTGCCGGCGAGCCCGAGCCGGATACCGAGATTTTTCCCGATTTGCCGCGTCGCCGCCTTTCCGGCAACTTTGTGTTGCGCGTGCTGGCGCTGATCGCCATTGTCGTGAGCGCCATTTCAGTATTGGTCAATATGGCGGTTTCAACGCGGGTCTGGTGGAGCGCGTTTGTCGCGGTCGGCGCTGCCTGCGTATGGGTCGCCGCGGCCATCGGGGTGCAGTACCGGCGCGATATTATGCAAAACATCATGTGGCAAATGTTTTTGATCCCGGGCCTGTCCATCCTTTGGGACCTATGGACAGGGTGGCGCGGCTGGTCGATCGATTTTGTACTGCCCTGCGTGTGTATGGCGGCGCTTTTGACCATGCTGGTGCTCGCGACTGCGCTGCGGCTGCCGGTGCGCACCTTTGCGGGCGGCTTCAGCGCCGCCTGTGCGCTGGGGCTGGTGCCGTTTATTCTGGTCGCATGCGGCAAGGTGAATATCCGCCTGCCCTCCTTCCTCTGTGCCGGTCTCAGCATTGTGCTGCTCGCCGCCCTGTTTCTATTCCAGTGGCAGACAATCAAAGCGGAATTGGCAAGACGGTTTCATCTATAA
- a CDS encoding ABC transporter permease has product MKSSIKKIRMRENDEALPLKKICVGILIGYLLLTVCFYFLSGEQLHYRNSRGNIEMQTANAATIELTTGSTVEQRFHTNIQIIDNISVQWGSFNRVNQGTVIVQLLDAETQKLLLDEVLQANELTEGKVTDFTLPALEGYFGKTMLLRIFSPNSTPGNAVTPLMKSDGALEQGQLLINGEPVSGVLSFSISGRDYIWSGLHYWEFVFGGWLFLLLFDFIILYKQKKGRKSLLVNALIAVRRYRFLIRQLVSRDFKTKYKRSVLGILWSFLNPLLTMSVQYMVFSNIFRMNIENYPAYLLCGGVMFNFFSEACGMTLGSITGNSTLITKVYMPKYIYPLTRTLSSAVNLLISMIPLFLVVLFSGIMPTKAYLLLPFELICLIVFCLGLGMLLSASMVFFRDTQFLWGVLSMIWMYMTPIFYPESILPPGMDIVLKINPLYYFIKFTRICVIDGISPEPMLYVQSALFAVGMLVVGACVFKKTQDKFILYL; this is encoded by the coding sequence ATGAAATCTTCGATAAAAAAAATACGGATGCGTGAAAACGATGAAGCGCTACCTCTTAAAAAAATTTGTGTTGGTATTTTGATTGGATATCTCCTATTGACGGTTTGCTTTTATTTTTTGTCTGGGGAGCAACTGCATTATCGCAATTCGCGTGGAAATATTGAAATGCAAACAGCCAATGCGGCAACTATTGAGCTTACAACAGGTTCAACCGTAGAGCAACGCTTTCATACAAATATTCAAATTATTGATAACATTTCTGTACAGTGGGGGTCGTTCAACCGCGTAAACCAAGGCACAGTAATCGTCCAGCTATTGGATGCGGAAACGCAAAAGCTGCTTTTGGATGAAGTGCTTCAGGCAAACGAGCTAACCGAGGGAAAAGTGACAGACTTCACCCTTCCGGCACTGGAAGGTTATTTCGGAAAGACAATGCTTTTGCGTATTTTCTCGCCGAATTCCACACCGGGTAATGCTGTAACGCCATTAATGAAATCGGATGGAGCGCTTGAACAAGGACAGCTACTCATCAACGGAGAGCCCGTATCTGGGGTGCTAAGCTTTTCCATCTCCGGACGCGATTATATATGGTCTGGGTTACATTACTGGGAGTTTGTATTCGGCGGCTGGCTGTTCCTGCTTCTGTTTGATTTTATTATATTGTACAAGCAAAAGAAAGGACGCAAAAGCCTGCTGGTAAATGCACTGATTGCTGTACGGCGCTACCGGTTTCTAATTCGCCAACTTGTCTCTCGTGATTTTAAGACAAAATATAAACGGTCTGTGCTGGGGATTTTATGGAGTTTTCTTAATCCGTTGCTGACAATGTCTGTGCAGTATATGGTGTTTTCTAATATTTTTAGAATGAATATAGAAAACTATCCAGCCTATTTACTTTGTGGCGGCGTGATGTTCAACTTTTTTTCTGAAGCGTGTGGTATGACACTTGGTTCTATTACAGGAAACTCCACTTTAATTACAAAAGTCTATATGCCTAAGTACATCTATCCGCTTACTCGTACACTATCTTCGGCAGTCAATTTATTAATTTCTATGATTCCGCTTTTTCTTGTAGTGCTCTTTTCAGGCATTATGCCAACGAAAGCGTATCTGCTGCTGCCATTTGAATTGATTTGTCTTATTGTATTTTGTTTAGGGCTAGGTATGCTACTGTCTGCATCTATGGTGTTTTTCCGAGATACGCAGTTCCTGTGGGGGGTACTGAGTATGATCTGGATGTATATGACGCCGATCTTTTATCCAGAGAGCATTTTGCCGCCGGGTATGGATATTGTACTCAAGATAAATCCACTATACTATTTCATAAAATTCACACGTATTTGCGTGATCGACGGAATTTCCCCTGAGCCGATGCTCTATGTACAGAGTGCGTTATTTGCCGTGGGAATGCTGGTAGTCGGTGCTTGTGTGTTTAAGAAGACACAGGATAAATTCATTCTGTATTTATAA
- a CDS encoding ABC transporter ATP-binding protein, which translates to MSKKMIEIQDVSMRFRLMNDRILSMKEFITTAVRGKLVYRQFEALQHVTFTIRRGETVGIIGRNGSGKSTLLKIISGILKPTAGTVAVNGNVVPMLELGSGFDFDLTGQENVFLNGAILGYTEAFLKEKYNEIVEFSELGEFITVPIRNYSSGMLMRLAFSIAAMVEPEILIADEILAVGDDAFQKKSLNRMKQMMSGGTTVLLVSHSIEQVREMCGRVVWLDHGQVKLIGPADKVCDAYQQ; encoded by the coding sequence GTGAGCAAAAAAATGATTGAAATACAGGATGTTTCCATGCGGTTTCGTTTGATGAATGACCGTATCCTGTCTATGAAAGAGTTTATTACCACTGCGGTACGAGGGAAACTTGTATATCGACAGTTTGAAGCCCTGCAGCACGTTACCTTCACGATTCGTCGCGGGGAAACGGTTGGTATTATTGGGCGGAACGGATCGGGGAAATCCACTTTGTTAAAAATCATATCTGGTATATTAAAGCCGACAGCGGGTACGGTTGCTGTGAATGGAAACGTCGTGCCCATGCTTGAGCTAGGATCCGGATTCGATTTTGACTTAACTGGACAGGAAAATGTTTTTTTAAATGGCGCGATTCTTGGCTACACAGAAGCATTTTTGAAGGAAAAGTATAACGAAATCGTTGAATTTTCCGAACTTGGGGAGTTCATCACAGTTCCTATCCGAAACTATTCTTCCGGTATGCTAATGCGATTGGCCTTTTCAATTGCCGCCATGGTTGAGCCGGAGATTTTAATTGCGGATGAAATTTTGGCAGTCGGCGACGATGCGTTTCAGAAAAAAAGTTTAAATCGAATGAAGCAGATGATGTCCGGTGGTACAACCGTGCTTTTGGTGTCACATTCGATAGAACAAGTACGAGAGATGTGCGGACGCGTAGTTTGGCTTGATCATGGTCAAGTAAAGCTGATTGGTCCGGCAGACAAGGTATGTGATGCATACCAGCAATAG
- a CDS encoding HAD family hydrolase — MNKIKAIIFDMDGVLIDAKEWHYEALNKALGLFGFAISRYDHLVTYDGLPTARKLEMLSAERGLPRQLHPFINRLKQQYTIDYIQAACKPMFQHEYALSRLQAEGYRLAVASNSIRYTIEQMMEKSHLMPYLDFFLSNQDVKKAKPDPEIYTTAIDRFGLRPEDCLVVEDNHNGIAAAQAAGAHVLEVATVYDVTYDNIARRVKQIESTAANIERGVSA, encoded by the coding sequence ATGAATAAGATCAAGGCCATTATTTTTGACATGGACGGTGTGCTTATAGATGCTAAGGAGTGGCATTATGAGGCACTCAATAAGGCGCTCGGCCTGTTTGGATTTGCAATCAGCCGGTATGATCATTTAGTCACCTATGACGGACTGCCAACCGCGCGTAAACTTGAGATGCTGTCTGCCGAACGAGGTCTGCCCAGACAACTACATCCCTTTATTAATCGGCTGAAGCAGCAATATACGATCGACTATATCCAAGCCGCCTGCAAGCCGATGTTTCAGCACGAATATGCGTTGTCCCGTCTGCAAGCCGAGGGTTATCGTTTGGCTGTGGCGTCGAATTCTATCCGCTATACCATCGAACAGATGATGGAGAAAAGCCATCTTATGCCCTATTTGGATTTCTTTCTGAGCAATCAGGATGTTAAAAAGGCAAAGCCCGATCCGGAAATTTATACGACCGCGATCGACCGCTTTGGCTTGCGTCCGGAGGATTGTCTTGTCGTAGAGGACAATCATAACGGGATCGCTGCAGCGCAAGCGGCGGGGGCCCATGTGCTGGAAGTGGCTACGGTGTATGATGTTACCTATGATAACATTGCAAGGCGGGTGAAGCAAATCGAATCAACTGCGGCTAACATAGAAAGAGGTGTTTCGGCGTGA
- a CDS encoding glycosyltransferase family 2 protein codes for MNIVIPIAGEAMTFDNSAYIKSLYEINKKIAFQYVLESLNTIDNAHFVLIIREEDVKNFHFDDMLRLMIPSATILISRGATKGSACTCLLAIDEIDNEEPLIISGYDQIITRPWTEIINSYTDRDLDGGVVCFDALHPKWSFVRIDEDGLVCEAAEKHPISRNATTGQYYFKHGSDFVAAAFSMLEKDASVNGQYYVCPCYNEMILHQQRIGAFFIEKDEYFSLKDQKSMDEYGVFLKGRQTA; via the coding sequence GTGAATATCGTTATTCCCATTGCGGGAGAAGCCATGACCTTTGATAACAGTGCATATATTAAAAGTTTGTATGAAATTAATAAAAAAATTGCTTTTCAGTATGTTTTAGAGAGTTTAAATACTATTGATAATGCTCATTTTGTTTTAATCATCCGGGAAGAGGATGTAAAAAACTTTCATTTTGACGATATGCTTCGTCTTATGATCCCTTCGGCCACGATTCTGATATCACGTGGCGCAACAAAGGGCTCGGCGTGTACTTGCTTGCTGGCGATTGATGAAATCGATAACGAAGAGCCGCTGATTATTTCTGGTTATGATCAGATCATCACGCGACCGTGGACAGAGATCATCAACTCCTATACCGACCGGGATTTGGACGGTGGCGTGGTATGCTTTGACGCATTGCACCCCAAGTGGTCGTTTGTCAGAATCGACGAGGATGGACTGGTTTGCGAAGCTGCTGAAAAACATCCTATCAGCCGCAATGCTACGACCGGTCAATACTATTTCAAACACGGCAGCGATTTTGTGGCGGCGGCGTTCTCTATGCTGGAGAAGGATGCCAGCGTAAACGGCCAGTACTATGTGTGCCCCTGCTATAACGAAATGATCCTGCACCAACAGCGAATCGGCGCTTTTTTTATCGAAAAGGATGAGTATTTTTCCCTAAAGGATCAGAAAAGTATGGATGAGTATGGCGTTTTCTTAAAAGGGAGGCAGACTGCATGA
- a CDS encoding glycosyltransferase family 2 protein, with translation MLNIVVPMAGRGSRFANAGYKLPKPLIDINGHPMIEVVTQNIRPKCEHRFIYICLQEHIETYDLPHVLSRIAPGSVIVPVCEVTEGAACTVLLAERYINNSDALMIANSDQYVDIDINDYLSAMQENDGLIMTMTASDPKWSFIKYDEQGYVTMIREKEVISDEATVGIYNYKHGADFVKYAKQMIQKNVRVNNEFYVAPVYNEMVESGKKLVSFNIGSENNGMYGLGTPIDLTFFLDSHS, from the coding sequence ATGCTTAACATCGTAGTGCCGATGGCTGGGCGTGGCAGCCGGTTTGCGAATGCCGGCTACAAGCTACCTAAACCGTTAATCGACATCAATGGACATCCCATGATCGAGGTTGTGACACAGAACATTCGACCTAAATGTGAACATCGGTTTATTTACATCTGCTTGCAGGAACATATCGAAACCTATGACCTTCCCCACGTGCTTTCACGTATTGCTCCGGGCAGCGTGATTGTGCCTGTGTGCGAAGTAACGGAAGGAGCTGCCTGTACCGTCCTGCTGGCGGAGCGGTATATTAATAACAGCGACGCGCTGATGATCGCAAACTCTGATCAATATGTGGATATTGATATTAACGACTATTTGTCGGCTATGCAGGAAAACGACGGTTTGATCATGACCATGACCGCCTCCGATCCCAAGTGGTCTTTTATCAAGTACGATGAACAGGGCTATGTAACCATGATCCGCGAAAAAGAAGTCATTTCCGACGAGGCGACGGTAGGTATTTATAACTATAAGCATGGCGCGGATTTCGTGAAATATGCGAAACAGATGATCCAAAAGAACGTTCGCGTTAATAATGAATTCTATGTCGCACCTGTATACAACGAAATGGTTGAGTCAGGAAAAAAACTAGTTTCTTTCAACATAGGCAGTGAAAATAATGGAATGTATGGGTTGGGGACACCTATAGATTTAACATTTTTTTTAGACTCACACTCATAA
- a CDS encoding WavE lipopolysaccharide synthesis family protein — MTINEIDTKDISIVIQGAVDRENTARSIASIRKNLPQAEIILSTWEGTDVSCLNSDIVVFSKDPYGFQDKFCSTFTNNTLRQLISTQNGIHKATRRYILKIRSDLIIKSCNFLKYFNRFTERDDRYKLFHHRLIFSSFFSKKFCSSDIADQPLPFHVSDWLAFGFSEDIRLLYSVELPKEPETAWYLNINKYRGVKADLLRGSHRYAPEQYIFYNACKRVFPEIVFDNYLDYNRSNIQWSENLIIQNCILLDPWQFRFVCGKKKAGSDRYNKWTKYPFTMPKSLRRGMYSHKVFINDYEKYCMNKTNAKKGELDDLLLKR, encoded by the coding sequence ATGACCATAAATGAAATTGATACGAAAGACATATCTATTGTTATTCAAGGCGCTGTAGATAGAGAAAATACTGCGCGCAGCATAGCGAGTATTCGCAAAAACCTTCCTCAAGCGGAAATTATTCTATCAACTTGGGAGGGTACAGATGTATCTTGTCTCAATAGCGATATCGTTGTATTTAGTAAAGACCCTTATGGATTTCAAGATAAATTTTGCAGTACATTTACGAATAATACATTACGACAACTAATTTCAACCCAAAATGGAATACATAAGGCTACTCGCCGATATATACTTAAAATTCGCTCGGATTTAATTATTAAATCTTGTAATTTTCTTAAATATTTTAATCGATTCACAGAGAGGGATGATCGATATAAACTGTTCCATCACCGTTTGATTTTTTCTTCCTTTTTCTCGAAAAAGTTTTGTTCGTCAGATATTGCTGATCAGCCACTTCCGTTTCATGTAAGCGATTGGCTCGCTTTTGGTTTTTCTGAGGATATCCGCCTGCTCTATTCTGTTGAACTGCCAAAAGAGCCGGAAACAGCTTGGTATTTAAACATTAATAAGTATAGGGGAGTGAAAGCAGATTTACTTCGAGGGTCTCATCGATATGCGCCAGAACAGTATATATTTTATAACGCTTGTAAAAGAGTGTTTCCGGAAATCGTTTTTGATAACTACTTGGATTATAATCGGTCTAATATTCAATGGTCAGAAAACTTAATTATACAGAATTGTATCTTACTTGATCCTTGGCAATTTCGCTTTGTTTGTGGGAAAAAGAAGGCAGGTAGTGATCGATATAATAAATGGACTAAATACCCTTTTACTATGCCCAAAAGTCTCAGACGTGGTATGTATTCGCATAAAGTGTTTATAAATGATTATGAAAAGTATTGTATGAACAAAACGAATGCAAAGAAAGGAGAGTTAGATGATTTATTACTTAAGCGATAA